In Triticum urartu cultivar G1812 chromosome 6, Tu2.1, whole genome shotgun sequence, the following proteins share a genomic window:
- the LOC125516075 gene encoding general transcription and DNA repair factor IIH subunit TFB4-like isoform X1: MTSAHSKLYSDDVSLVVVVVDTNPFFWAGAALPFADFLSHLIHFVNSLLLLSNLNHVVIIAAGVSSCAYVFDSGNAYAGGTADVAETLGKASRKMEEFIKQDARETASNGTVADGGAASLFSGALSLALCYIQRIFRSGTRHPQPRILCLQGSPDGPEQYVAVMNSIFSAQRSMVPIDTCIVGTQDSAFLQQASYITGGVYMKPQELSGLFQYLAAVFATDLHSRTFLRLPKTLGVDFRASCFCHKKTIDMGYVCSVCLSIFCKYHKKCSTCG, from the exons ATGACCTCCGCGCACTCCAAGCTCTACTCCG ATGACGTCAGCCTCGTGGTGGTGGTCGTCGACACCAACCCCTTCTTCTGGGCCGGCGCCGCGCTCCCCTTCGCCGACTTCTTGTCCCAC CTGATCCACTTCGTGAACTCGCTCCTGCTGCTGAGCAACCTCAACCACGTGGTCATCATCGCCGCGGGTGTCAGCTCCTGCGCCTACGTCTTCGACTCGGGCAATGCTTATGCCGGAGGCACGGCAGATGTTGCTGAAACCTTGGGCAAGGCGAGCCGCAAGATGGAGGAGTTCATTAAGCAGGATGCTCGTGAGACTGCCAGCAATGGCACCGTTGCTGATGGCGGTGCCGCGTCGCTGTTTTCTGGCGCGCTGTCCCTTGCTCTGTGCT ATATACAGAGGATTTTTCGGTCTGGTACTCGGCATCCACAGCCTCGG ATTTTGTGCCTGCAAGGTTCTCCAGATGGACCTGAACA ATATGTGGCAGTGATGAATTCAATATTTTCGGCACAGCGTTCCATG GTTCCAATTGATACATGTATCGTGGGGACACAAGACTCTGCTTTCTTGCAGCAG GCTTCATATATAACAGGGGGAGTTTATATGAAGCCCCAAGAACTAAGTGGTCTATTTCAATACCTTGCT GCTGTATTTGCAACGGACTTGCACTCGAGAACTTTTCTGCGCCTCCCTAAGACCCTGGGAGTGGATTTCCGTGCCTC ATGTTTCTGCCACAAGAAGACTATTGACATGGGATATGTTTGTTCAGTTTGCTTATCAATATTCTGCAAGTACCATAAGAAATGTTCGACCTGTGGGTAA
- the LOC125516075 gene encoding general transcription and DNA repair factor IIH subunit TFB4-like isoform X2 has translation MTSAHSKLYSDDVSLVVVVVDTNPFFWAGAALPFADFLSHLIHFVNSLLLLSNLNHVVIIAAGVSSCAYVFDSGNAYAGGTADVAETLGKASRKMEEFIKQDARETASNGTVADGGAASLFSGALSLALCYIQRIFRSGTRHPQPRILCLQGSPDGPEQYVAVMNSIFSAQRSMVPIDTCIVGTQDSAFLQQILLSHFTGFIYNRGSLYEAPRTKWSISIPCCCICNGLALENFSAPP, from the exons ATGACCTCCGCGCACTCCAAGCTCTACTCCG ATGACGTCAGCCTCGTGGTGGTGGTCGTCGACACCAACCCCTTCTTCTGGGCCGGCGCCGCGCTCCCCTTCGCCGACTTCTTGTCCCAC CTGATCCACTTCGTGAACTCGCTCCTGCTGCTGAGCAACCTCAACCACGTGGTCATCATCGCCGCGGGTGTCAGCTCCTGCGCCTACGTCTTCGACTCGGGCAATGCTTATGCCGGAGGCACGGCAGATGTTGCTGAAACCTTGGGCAAGGCGAGCCGCAAGATGGAGGAGTTCATTAAGCAGGATGCTCGTGAGACTGCCAGCAATGGCACCGTTGCTGATGGCGGTGCCGCGTCGCTGTTTTCTGGCGCGCTGTCCCTTGCTCTGTGCT ATATACAGAGGATTTTTCGGTCTGGTACTCGGCATCCACAGCCTCGG ATTTTGTGCCTGCAAGGTTCTCCAGATGGACCTGAACA ATATGTGGCAGTGATGAATTCAATATTTTCGGCACAGCGTTCCATG GTTCCAATTGATACATGTATCGTGGGGACACAAGACTCTGCTTTCTTGCAGCAG ATATTGTTGTCGCATTTCACAGGCTTCATATATAACAGGGGGAGTTTATATGAAGCCCCAAGAACTAAGTGGTCTATTTCAATACCTTGCT GCTGTATTTGCAACGGACTTGCACTCGAGAACTTTTCTGCGCCTCCCTAA